The Alcaligenes aquatilis genome contains the following window.
GATCATGGGTGTCCAGTGCGCCCAATACAGACAACTGCACCGGCTCGCCTGCGCGCAGGGCCGACAAGGCGCGCACACGGGTTTCATCGTAGTTGCCGGAGTACACGGCCTTGACCGTGACTTCCGGATTTTGGGCCTGGTAGTCCTTGATCATGCCATCGACCACATCGGTCAATGGACCACCCACGGCAATGGGGTAATACATGGTCAATTCCACCGCGCTATGGGCATTGGCGCCCAGGCTCATCAACAAGGCGCTGGAGGTAGCAAGCAAACAATTCTTCAACATGGGTAGACTCGCAGTACGTTTAGGGAAGAACAGCAACAGGAGCAGCAGTCAGAGCATCCGCAGACGGTGTCGGCAGGCGAGCCCCGCTGTCCTGGTTAAAGTAAAAAGCGTGAACGGGATTCCAGCTCAAACCACAGCGAGCGCCCGCCTGGACGCTGCGGCTGTGCGGCGCGCGCACGATCAGGGTATGGCCGTCATCAAGCTGCACATACACATAGGCATCAGCCCCCTGAAACTCCTGATGCACTACGGTGGCGGCCACATGCTGTTCGCCCGCTTCGTGCAAATTCAGGTTTTCGGGGCGCACGCCCACCAGCACACGATGTGGCTGGTCGTACTGACGACGCGACGGCCACAGTTCCACGGGAACGTGGTCGCTGTGAATCATCATCATGGGCGGGCTGCCAATAAAACCGGCGGTAAAAACACTATTGGGCTGGCCGTACAAATCCTGGGCACTGCCCTGCTGCTCGATATTTCCAGCATTGAGCAACACCACGTGATCAGCCATGCCCATGGCTTCGGTCTGGTCGTGAGTAACGTAGACCACGGTCAAACCCAGACGCTGCTGCAAGGAACGGATTTCATGGCGTACGGTATGGCGCAGCTTGGCATCCAGGTTCGAGAGTGGTTCGTCCATCAAACAGATGCGATGACCCGACACGATGCTGCGTGCCAGCGCCACACGTTGCCGCTGTCCGCCCGAGAGCTGACCCGGCTTACGCTCTTCCAGCCCCTCCAGATTGGTCAAGGCCAAGGCTTCGCGCAGACGCTCTTTTTGCTGTTGACGATCGGCACGCCGTACTTGCAGACCGAACAAGATGTTGTCGGCCACATTCAAATGCGG
Protein-coding sequences here:
- a CDS encoding ABC transporter ATP-binding protein, giving the protein MSRAAIELQGIGKAWGEQAVLKQMDLSIQEGKFTALLGPSGCGKSTLLRIIAGLETPDQGRLLINGQDATYMEPAKRGLSMVFQSYALFPHLNVADNILFGLQVRRADRQQQKERLREALALTNLEGLEERKPGQLSGGQRQRVALARSIVSGHRICLMDEPLSNLDAKLRHTVRHEIRSLQQRLGLTVVYVTHDQTEAMGMADHVVLLNAGNIEQQGSAQDLYGQPNSVFTAGFIGSPPMMMIHSDHVPVELWPSRRQYDQPHRVLVGVRPENLNLHEAGEQHVAATVVHQEFQGADAYVYVQLDDGHTLIVRAPHSRSVQAGARCGLSWNPVHAFYFNQDSGARLPTPSADALTAAPVAVLP